One stretch of Rana temporaria chromosome 10, aRanTem1.1, whole genome shotgun sequence DNA includes these proteins:
- the LOC120915513 gene encoding type-1 angiotensin II receptor-associated protein: MELPAVSLKAIIYVHWLLTMLACTLIWLPNAYYLSNLTVLAVGIWAIIQRDSADAIFMFLAGLITTVVLDILLLALYYAGAEETTEKLVTRDLFRFSAGMAILSLLLKPLSCFFAYHMYVERGGECNFSIVSSGFISGSRDRSTYQTIDHTEGSADPENKMPSRY; the protein is encoded by the exons GCAATCATCTACGTGCATTGGCTGCTGACAATGTT GGCCTGCACTTTAATATGGCTGCCAAATGCCTATTACCTGTCTAATCTGACCGTCTTGGCTGTGGGCATCTGGGCAATTATCCAGCGGGACTCCGCTGACGCTATTTTTATG tttCTGGCTGGTCTGATCACTACAGTGGTATTGGACATTTTACTCCTCGCTCTGTACTACGCAGGCGCCGAAGAAACAACCGAGAAGTTGGTCACCAGGGACTTGTTCCGATTTAGCGCTGGAATGGCCATATTAAGTCTATTGTTGAAGCCATTGTCGTGTTTCTTCGCATATCACATGTACGTGGAGCGTGGAGGAGAGTGCAATTTCAGCATAG TGTCCTCGGGGTTTATCTCTGGGTCACGAGATCGAAGTACATACCAGACGATCGATCACACAGAAGGATCTGCCGACCCAGAGAACAAGATGCCCTCCCGGTACTAA